A stretch of DNA from Cellulomonas xiejunii:
CTCGGCCCCAGCGCCCGGCCGTAGCCCACCCAGATCACGAACGCGGCGAGGGTCACCGTCGCGGCCACCAGGACGCCCAGCTTCATCTTGATGCTGCGCAGCGGGTCGAGCGGCCGCACGTCCGGCAGCCGCCAGCGGTCGGCGTCGCCGCGCGCGTGCCTGGCGTGCGGCTCCGGAGGGGACGTCACGGGCTCTCGTCCGCCTCGTCGGCGCCGTCCCCGGCCGGCTCGTACGCGTAGCCGACCCCGTGGACCGTGCGGATCAGGTCCGGCCCGAGCTTGCGGCGCAGCGCCTTGATGTGCGAGTCGACCGTGCGGGTGCCGCTCGCGTCCACCCAGTCCCACACGTCGGCGAGCAGCCGCTCGCGGGTCAGGACGGTGCGCGGTGACGACGCGAGCGTCAGCAGGAGGTCGAACTCCGTCGGGGTCAGGTGCACCTCGGTGCCCGCCCGCTGGACACGTCGCTGCGCGCTGTCGATGGTGACGTCCCCCACGACCAGCGGCGGTTCCGGCTGCTGGACGGTGGCCAGCTCGGCGGCGCGTGCGGCGCGCTCGGTGCGGCGCAGCAGCACCTTGGTGCGGGCCACGAGCTCGCGCATCGAGAACGGCTTCGTCATGTAGTCGTCGGCGCCGACACCGAGGCCGACGAGCATGTCGGTCTCGTCGTCCCGGGCGGTCAGCATGAGGACGGGGACGGGGCGCTCGGCCTGGATCTGCCGGCAGACCTCGAGCCCGTCGATCCCGGGCAGCATGACGTCGAGCACCACGACGTCGGGCTGCAGGCGGCGCGCGGCGGCGACGCCCGCGTGACCGTCGCCGACGGCCTCGACGGTCCAGCCCTCGGCGGTGAGCCGGTGCACGATGGCCTGGGCGATGGCGGGCTCGTCCTCCACGACGAGGACGGTGGTGACGCCCGGGCGCGACACGGTGGTGACCATGGGGCCAGCGTGGCACATGGACCTGCGGCCAGTCCCGGTGAGGACTCGCACGTCGCTGGACTGTCCGTAGGATGTGCCCACCATGAGCAGCTCAAGTCGCTGCCGGCATCGTGTCCCGTCCCGCTCCCGCCGCACCCCGTGTGCGAGCCTGCGAGCAGGGTCGGTCGTCCCGGGACGCGAGACCGCCGGCCCACCCCCGTCGTCCTCCGCACCGCCGGAGGCGCACCGCGCCGCCCGGTTCCCCCTCGGGGTGTCCCCGTGCTGACCGACTGGCTGCTCGTCGGTCTGGGCGTGCTCCTCACGGCCGGTACGGCGGTGTTCGTCGCCGCCGAGTTCGCGCTCGTCACGCTCGACCCCGGCCTCGTCGAGCGGCAGACCGCCCCGGACGACGCCCGGGGCGGCTCGGTGCTGCGTGCGCTGCGGCGCCTGTCCACGCAGCTCTCCGGTGCGCAGGTCGGGATCACGGTCACCACCGTGCTGCTCGGCTACACGACCCAGCCCGCCGTCGTCCGCCTGCTGGGGGTGCCGCTCGACGCGTCC
This window harbors:
- a CDS encoding response regulator transcription factor yields the protein MVTTVSRPGVTTVLVVEDEPAIAQAIVHRLTAEGWTVEAVGDGHAGVAAARRLQPDVVVLDVMLPGIDGLEVCRQIQAERPVPVLMLTARDDETDMLVGLGVGADDYMTKPFSMRELVARTKVLLRRTERAARAAELATVQQPEPPLVVGDVTIDSAQRRVQRAGTEVHLTPTEFDLLLTLASSPRTVLTRERLLADVWDWVDASGTRTVDSHIKALRRKLGPDLIRTVHGVGYAYEPAGDGADEADESP